In the Neisseria sp. KEM232 genome, CAAAAAGGCCGTCTGAAAGCCTTTCAGACGGCCTCTTTTCCCAAGTGCCGCAACCGTGAAACCGTAAACCGAAGGAGAACCGAATGAATATGAAACGAAAATTTTCCGCACTGGCCGCTGCGCTGTCTCTGTCTGCCTGCGCGGGCACGCAAACGGGAACGGCGCAGCCTCCTGCGGGCGTGCACAACGCCGCCGCCGAAGCGTCAGAGGCGCGGGAGGCTGAAATGCCGCCTCCGACGAACGTGCACAGCTTCGCCAGCCGCTACGGCTTCGACGAAACCGTTTCCCGCCTGAAAAACGCCGTGCAGGCCAAAGGCATGACCGTGTTCGCCCTGATCGACCACCGCGCCGCCGCGCAAAAAGCGGGGCTGGATATGCAGCCGGCCACGGTGATTGTGTTCGGCGCGCCCAAAGCGGGCACGCCGCTGATGGCCAAAGACCCCGACTTTGCCCTGCGCCTGCCGCTCAAAGTACTGGTAACGGAAACCGACGGGCAGGTGCGCGCCGTCCTCGCCGACACCCGTTCCCTGATTGCCGACAGCCGCATTTCGGTTGCCGACGTGGAAAACACGCTCGACCGTGTGCCGGCGCTGATTGAAAAAACCGTCAGCGAATAGGACGTGTTGACATTCGGCTTGTGGGTATTTTTTGCCAAAAACACCGCCGCAAGGCTGATTGTCAACACGCCCTAAAACGCGGCGCAAAATGGCTGAGGCCGTCTGAAAACTCCGTTTGAGGGTTTTCAGACGGCCTTTCGTTTACCCACAATCTCTGTGGATAAATCTGTGTACAACTTGCGGGTAAACGGAAAAATCCCTATTGCGGCAACCGGCCGCTTAAACTGCCTAAAAAATATTCAAAAATAAAACACATAAAAATCAACAGAATATATATTTCACGATGAGACGGTTTAGCACGGCGTACTAAATTTCCAGCGAAAACAAACCGGTGCGAAATTGTGCATAAACAGAGATTGACAAGCCTGTTCCGCCGCCTGTTCCGGCTTGACTGACACTCTGTTTTTCAGACGGCCCAAGCCGCCCTGCCCCCTCTTCGGGGCATCAGCGCAGGAAAACGGTTTCGCGGTACAATGCGGCCTCGTTTTTTACAAAGAAGAACAATGCCATGAAAGCCAGCCAATTTTTCATTTCCACTTTAAAAGAAGCCCCCGCCGAAGCCGCTCTGGCCAGCCACAAGCTGATGATTCGCGCGGGTTTGATCAAAGCCAACGCCTCCGGTTTGTACACCTGGATGCCGATGGGTCTGCGCGTGCTGCGCAAGGTTGAAAACATCGTACGCGAAGAGATGAACCGCGCCGGCAGCGTCGAATTGCTGATGCCCGTGGTGCAGCCTGCCGAATTGTGGCAGGAATCCGGCCGCTGGGAGTTTTACGGCAAGGAGCTCTTGCGCCTGAAAGACCGCCACGAGCGCGATTTCTGCATGGGGCCGACCTGCGAAGAAGTCATTACCGACATCGTGCGCAAAGAAATCACCAGCTACAAGCAGCTGCCGCAAAACTTTTACCACATCCAAACCAAATTCCGCGACGAAGTGCGCCCGCGTTTCGGCGTGATGCGTGCGCGCGAATTTGTGATGAAAGACGCCTACTCCTTCCACGCCGACTACGAATCGCTGGTGCGCGACGGCTACCAGCCGATGTACGACGCCTACTGCCGCATCTTCGATCGTCTGGGGCTGAACTACCGCCCCGTCGCCGCCGACACCGGCAGCATCGGCGGCACCGGCTCGCACGAGTTTCAAGTGCTGGCCGAGAGCGGCGAAGACGTGATTGCCTACAGCGACACTTCCGATTACGCCGCCAATATCGAGCTGGCGCCGACTTTGCGTCTCTCTGGCGAGCGCAGGCAGCCTGAAAAAACGCTAGAGAAAGTGCACACGCCCGATGTGAAAACCATCGTCGCGTTGGTGGAATTTCTCAATATTCCGGTTGAACAGACGCTCAAATCCATCGTCGTCGAAGGCGAAAACGACGGCGAACCGGTGTTGCTGCTGTTGCGCGGCGACCACG is a window encoding:
- a CDS encoding proline--tRNA ligase, with protein sequence MKASQFFISTLKEAPAEAALASHKLMIRAGLIKANASGLYTWMPMGLRVLRKVENIVREEMNRAGSVELLMPVVQPAELWQESGRWEFYGKELLRLKDRHERDFCMGPTCEEVITDIVRKEITSYKQLPQNFYHIQTKFRDEVRPRFGVMRAREFVMKDAYSFHADYESLVRDGYQPMYDAYCRIFDRLGLNYRPVAADTGSIGGTGSHEFQVLAESGEDVIAYSDTSDYAANIELAPTLRLSGERRQPEKTLEKVHTPDVKTIVALVEFLNIPVEQTLKSIVVEGENDGEPVLLLLRGDHEFNDIKAEKLAGVKAPLTMAAPELIRAQFGADGGSLGPVGFKGKVYADFAVEKGADWVIGANDNGWHYTGFNFGRDAAEPEFADLRNVVEGDASPDGQGRLKLARGIEVGHVFQLRDKYSAAMNASFLDNNGKAQIMEMGCYGIGITRIVAAAIEQNNDERGIIWTDAMAPFQAVIVPMNYKKSDTVRQAADRLYAELQAAGVDVLLDDRDERAGVLLNDSELLGIPHRIVIGDRGLKEGQVEYARRTDSQVQSIALAEAAAKVAAAVKQA
- a CDS encoding DUF302 domain-containing protein; its protein translation is MNMKRKFSALAAALSLSACAGTQTGTAQPPAGVHNAAAEASEAREAEMPPPTNVHSFASRYGFDETVSRLKNAVQAKGMTVFALIDHRAAAQKAGLDMQPATVIVFGAPKAGTPLMAKDPDFALRLPLKVLVTETDGQVRAVLADTRSLIADSRISVADVENTLDRVPALIEKTVSE